From the genome of Streptomyces xanthophaeus:
TGACGTCGTGCCCGGCGGCGGTCAGCCGCTCGAAGGCCTTGCGGATGCCCGGGGCGTTGTAGCCGTCGTCGTTGGTGAGCAGGATCCGCAACGGGCCGGCGGGCGCGGTCTGCGGCGCGGCGACCGCCGGGGCCGTGCCGGCCAGGGCCGGCGTGCACAGCAGCAGCGCGGCCAGCGGCAGAACTCGCTTGCGTCTCACAGGGTTGCTCCTTGGGAGGGGAGGGAGTCGAGGGTGGGCAGGGGTGGGACCGGCGGGCGCACGACCCTCGGCGTGCGCCCGCCGGAGCTGCGGACGGGCGGGCCCGGGGGAGGGGGTCAGCGCACGCTGCGGATCGGGAGGATGGCGAGCGCGCCGACCAGCGAGAGGGCCCCGCCGGCGAGGAAGAGCGGGGTGTAGCCGCCCAGGCCGGTGACGACGGCCGAGGCGACGAACGGGGCGATGATCTGCGGCCCGGCGTTCGCGATGTTGAGGACGCCCATGTCGCGGGCGGCGTCCTCGGCCCGCGGGAGGACCAGCGTGACGAGCGCGGTGTCGACGGCCATGAAGCAGCCGAAGGCGAGCCCGTTGAGCGCGCTGAAGACGAGCATGCCGGTCCAGGTCGGGCTGATCACGGGGACCACCATGACGAGCCCGGCGAGGGCCGCCGACACGCCGACGAACACCTTGCGGCGGTTCCAGCGGTCGGACAGCAGACCGCCCACGACGGTGGAGACGGCCATCGCGACCATCGACACCGGGGTGAGGACGGCCATCGCGGCGGGCGGGGTCAGTCCCTCGGGCAGCGAGATGTGGTCGCCGAGGATGTACAGCTGATAACCGACGACGGAGAAGTAGCCGAGGACCATCAGGGCCCGGCCGATGAAGGCCCACCGGAAGTCGTGGTTGGCCAGGGCCGAGAGGAACGCGGCCAGTTGGGCGCCTTTGGGTCGGGCGGGAGCCTCGGCGGCGGGCTCGGTGCGCGGGACGTCCCGGCAGAAGACGCTGAGCAGCAGGGCGGACCCGGCGACGACGGCGCCGAGGACGAGGTAGCCGGTGCGCAGCTGGTCCGCGGTCTGGGAGGCGATGAGCACGCCGGCCGTACCGCCGATGGGCAGGCCGAGCCCGACCAGCGCGGACGCGGTGCCCCGGCGGGCGGCGGGGATCCGGTCGGGCACGATCGCGGTGACCGCCGCCTGGAAGACGTTCATCGTCGCCTGGATGAGACACCAGCCGATGCCGACGAGCAGCGCGGTGGTCGCGCTGCCGAGGGCGGCGAGAAGGGCGAGCGAGGCCAGGCCGCCGCCGATGATCCACGGGTTGCGGCGCCCGCTGCGGTCGGAGAGGGCGCCGGCGATGGGGTTGAAGGCGGTGGCGAAGACCGCGCTGACGCCGCCGATCAGGCCGAGTACGGCGACCTTGTCGTCAGGGGCGATCGCGGCGACCTGGGTGGGCAGCAGGACGGAGCCGACGCCCATGTAGAGCGCCATCATCGCCGAGTTGGCGACCAGCAGGAGGGGCAGGAGAGCTCGCCGGGGGGCGGGCTCCCCGGTCGGGGGTACGGACGGTTCGACGACTTCGGGCGTGGCCATGACGACTCCTCGGGGGACGGAGCGGGGAGGTGGCGTGCGAGGGAGAGAGGGGCGGCCCATGAACGGGCGCGGGACGGCGTCGCCGTCGGGACGTGCGGTGGCGGACGCCGTTCGTAACGTGATGTTGTTACACGTGTCACCAAGTGCGGTGGACACTGTGTAGCACCCATTTCCGGGCTCCGCCAGGTCCTACGGCGCGTCGTTGTGCAGATCGTGACCGTCGGGGGAGTTCGGGGTGGCATGACGTGTAACCACCCTGTCGCGGCCATCGGACGCGGTAGATGTGTCGAGAAACCCTCTTGCTCTTGTGGCGGTCGTGACGCATCGGCAATACTCCGTGCCGCACCGCGACGATCCTGTCGCCGACGGGCTTCCCACCCGCCCCGGCGTCGCCGGGTGCCGTGCGCCGGCCGCCGTGTTCCCGTGGCTGCCGGCCGCACCTCGATGCCGTATCCCGCAGACGTGCCCGATGCCTACCCCGAAGACGTGCCCCATGGCGTCCCCCATGGCGTCTTCCGAGGGCGTTCCCCGGCGCCCTCCCTCGCGTTCCACCGTCCCGTGCCTGCTCTCCGCGTGCCCCCACCGCCTGGGGAGACGACCGTGAAAGGCCCGCCATGTTCCCCTCGCCCTCCTTCGTGCCACCGTCCCGGCCGCCCCTGCCGGTCCGCCCGCCCCGGCATCACCTTCCGGCGGCCCCGCCGCGTCATGCGCTCGGCCTCGGCGTCGCCCTCCTGGTCCTCGCGCTGCTGGCCGGGTTGCTGCTCCGGCTCGACCGGCGGCCCTTCTTCCAGGGGTTCGACGACCGGTGGGCGGCCTCGGTGAACGACTCCGCCGCCGCGGGATCCCCCGGCGGTGACGGCCTGGGCGGCTTCACCACCGTCCTCGACCGGCTCGGCGGCCCGCTCGGCATGGTCCTGCCGCTGCTGGTGATCGGCTGCCTGTGCGTCTACGGCCGCTGGCGCTCGGGGCTGTTCGTCTTCACGGTCACCGTGGTCGCCAACCTCGTCGTGCTCCTGCCGCTCAAGCAGCTGGCCGACCGGCCGCGTCCGCCGCACCCGCTGGTGCTGGTCAACGACGGCTCGTACCCGTCCGGGCAGGTGTTCAGCGCGGTGACGCTGGTGATCGCCGTTGCGGTGGTGGTGTTCCCGCCGCGTGCGCGACGCTGGTGGTGGGCGTTCGGAGCCTCGTACGTCCTCGCCATGATGGGCAGCCGGACCTGGCTCCATGCCCAGTGGCTCAGCGACACCGTCGCCGGCGCCCTCGTCGGCGTCGGAACCTGCCTCGTCCTGTGGCGGGCCTTCGCTCCGCTGCTGGAGACGGAGTCGGAGCGGATGGCCTCGAACAGCCTGTGGCTGTGAGGCATCACCCCGGAGCTCAGATTATTGAGCGACGTTGACGTTCGACAAATTCACGCCATACTCTCGGTCGGCGGCGTGCATCCCGCGCGCGGCAGCGAGGAAGGAACGGCTCATGCCTCACCCCCCAGGCCAGGACCCGACGGTGGTGGACCTGCCCGCAGGCCGCCTGCGCGGCGCGATCGAGGGCGGGCTCACCGTCTTCCGGGCCGTGCCCTACGCCGCCCCGCCGGTCGGTGACCTGCGCTGGAGGCCCGCGCGGCCGCACGCCGGCTGGAGCGGCACGCGGGATGCCACCGCCGACGGTCCGAGCGCGCCGCAGATGTACATGGAGGGCGGTGACCCGGTGCTCGGCGGGCACGGGTCGCCCCCCTTCGACGAGGACTGCCTGACCCTGAACCTCTGGACGCCCGCCGTCGACGACGGCCGGCGCCCGGTCCTGGTCTGGATCCACGGCGGCGGCTTCGTGTCCGGCTCCGGATCGCTGCCCGGCTACTCGGGCGAGACCTTCGCGCGCGACGGCGACCTCGTCGTCGTGAGCATCAACTACCGCATCGGGCCCCTCGGTTACCTCTACCCCGGTGACGGGGAAGGCGGTCAGGGGGACGAGGGCGGCGCGGCCGACGAGGCCGGCGAGGGCGGCGAGGGCGGCGGGGGAGGCAACTTCTGGCTCACCGACCAGCTCGCCGCCCTGCGCTGGGTGAAGGAGAACATCGCCTCCTTCGGCGGTGATCCGGACTGCATCACGGTCGCCGGGCAGTCCGGCGGGGCGGTGTCCACCGCCGCCCTCGCCGGCCACCCGCAGACCGAGGGCCTGATCCGGCGGGTGATCCTGCAGAGCCCGCCCTTCGGTCTGGACCTCCCCGGCCCGGCGGCGTACCTGGAGCGCACCGCCGCCTACCTGGAGCTGGCCGGGGCCAAGAACCTGGCGGAGCTGCGTACGCTGCCGTGGCCCGAGCTGATCGGCGCCGGCGCCGGGCTGTTCGCGCAGACCATGCGGTGGGGGTACTGGCCGACACCCTTCCTGCCCGTGATCGACGGAGTGACCCTCTGCGACCACCCCGCCGAGGCCCTGCTGAGCGGGGCCGCGGCCGAGGTCGACGTCATGATCGGCTGGACGCGGGAGGAGGCCAACTTCGGCTTCGCCCTCGACGAGGGGTACGCCGCCGCCACCCGGCAGCAGGTCACCGACCGGATCGCGGAGACCTTCGGGAGCGAAGCCGCGGAGGGCGTGTACGCCGCGTACGAGCGGGCCCGGCCCGGAGCCCGCCCCGCCGACGTCCTGATGGACCTCATCACGGACGAGCTCTTCCGGGTGCCGGCGGTTCGGCTGGCCGAGGCGCGCGGAGAGACGGGCAGCCCTGTATGGGCCTACCAGTTCGACCTGCCCACCCCGGCGTACGAGGGCCGGCTCGGCGCCGCGCACTGCCTCGAACTCCCCTTCGTCTTCGACAACTTCGACCAGTGGTCGCACGCGCCCTTCCTGGCCGGCCTCGCCCCCGCCGTCCGTGACGGCCTCGCGTACGCCATGCACCGGGCCTGGATCGCCTTCGTCCGCACCGGCGACCCCAACCATCCCGACCTGCCGCAGTGGCGGCCGTACGACACACGCACCCGCACCACGATGCGCTTCGACTCGGTCGTGACCGCCCTCGACGACCTCGCGGGAGCCTCCAGGCTCCTGCACACCCCCGCCCCCTTGATTTAACTCGTGTAACCTGAGAAGGAAGGAGTCACCCGAACGAAGCCGGTGCGCACACCGGGGCCGATCGGATGCCCGGCCCGAGCAGAAGGAGCGTCGAGGGACGTCATGACCAGAGACACACACGTCCCCGCATCGATCACCAGCGCCGACGTGGCCCGCCTCGCCGGGGTGTCGCGTGCCACGGTCTCCTTCGTCCTGAACGACACCCAGGGTCACCGGGTGAGCGCCGGCACCCGTGCCCGGGTGCTGGACGCGGCCAAGCAGCTCGGCTACGTACCGCACGCGGCCGCCCGGTCCCTGCGCGCAGGCCGCAGCAACCTCGTCCTGATGCCCTCGTCGATCTCCGCGATCGGCCGCCTCGTCAGCGACTGGGTCGACGATCTGCACAGCGAGCTCGACCGCTACGGGTACACGGCTGTCCTGCATGCGGGCCGCTTCACCGACCCCCTCGACGCCGCCCGGGCCTGGGCCGAGCTGCGCCCCGCGGCCGTCGTCGCCCTGGACGGCGACCGCTTCACCGCCCAGGCGGCCGACGTACTGGTCCGGGCGGGGGTGCGGGGCCTGCTGGCGTTCGCGTCCCATCCCGTCCCGGGAGTGCACACCATCGACTTCGACCACACCCGGATCGGGGTCACCGCGGCCGAGCACCTCATCGCGCGCGGCCGGACCCGGATCGGCGTCGTCATGCCCCAGGAACGCGGCCTCGGCACCCTCGCCGAGCCCCGCCTCGCGGGCGCCGAGTCGGTGGCGGCCCGGCGCATGGCCACCGTCACCCCGCTGGAACTGTCCTACACCCGGGAGTCCGCGAGCGCGCTCGCCCGGCGCTGGCGAAGCCTCGGCCTGGACGCCGCCTTCACCTACAACGACGAGTACGCGGCCCTGCTGCTGCACGCGCTGCAGGCCGAGGGCATCACCGTGCCCGACGAGGTCGCCCTGGTCGGCTGCGACGACCTCGTCCTCTCCACGCTCCAGCAGCCCGCACTCACCACGGTCCGGCTGGACATGCCGTCGGCCGCGCAGATCGCGGACGCGGTGCACGAGCTGATCGAGACCGGCACGGCGGCGCCGGTGCCGGCCGTGCGGCCGGTCCTGGTCCACCGCCGGACGTCCTGACCTCCTGGCCCGCTGACCTCGTGACGTCTTGACCGCCTGGCCTGCCGGCCCCCGTCAGCCTTCGACGGCCTGGTAGATGGTGGTCCAGAAGTCGTGGAGGAGCCGCGGCGAATCAGGGGTGGACATCCCGACCTGGGTGAGCAGGACTCCGGTGAGGCGATGGACCGGGTCGGCGTAGGCGGTGGTGCCGGTACCGCCGTCCCAGCCGAACTGGCCGACGGGCGCGTAGCCGCCGGGGTGGGTGCGTACCGCCATTCCGAAGCCCCAGCCGCCGTGCAGTCCCTGTCCGACCGTCATATGGGCGACGTTCCGGTACATGGCGTCCCGCGCGGCCTGCTGCCCGGACGTGAGGCGGTTGGTGGTCATCAGCTCGACGGCGGCCCGGGACAGGATCCGTTCGCCGCCGTGCATGCCGTGGTTCAGCAGCATCCGGAAGTAGGCGTGGTAATCGTCGGCGGTGGAGACCAGCCCGCCGCCGGCGCCCTGGAACGCCGGGGGCCGGCCGGACCTTCCGCCGGCCGCCTCGTCCCACACGAGGAACGCTCCGGTCTGCGGATCAGGCCCGTACAGGGGCGGCAGCCGGTCGATCCGGTCGGCGGGCACGTGGAAGGCGGTGTCCTTCATCCCCAGCGGATCGAGGACGCGTTCGCGCAGGAACGTCTCCAGCGGCCGGCCCGCGACCCTGGCGACCAGCACACCGACCACCTCGTTGCTGAGGTCGTACTGCCATCGCTCGCCGGGCTGGTACGACAGCGGCAGCTCGCCGAGGCGGCGCATCCACTCGTCCGGCCCGGGCGCCGGCCCGGATGCCACGCTGTAGTCGAGACGCTCGAAGGTCGCGGCCCTGATGGGGGAGTCCATCAACCCGAAATCCACTCCGAGCCCGAACGTGGAGGTCAGCAGGTCGCGTACGGTGATCGGCCGCCGCGCCGGAACGGTGTCCTCCAGCGGGCCGTCGGGCCGCTTCAGCACCCGTCGGCCGGCGAGTTCGGGCAACCACGGGTCCACCGGGTCGTCCAGCCGCAATCGGCATTCGTCGAGCAGGATCATTGCCGCCGCCATCGTGACCGGCTTGGACGTGGACGCCATCCGGAAGATCGTGTCCCGGCGCATCGGCGCGCCACCGTCGTGGCGCATCGTCCCGATCGCCTCGACGTATGTCCGGCCGCGGTGGCCGACCAGGGCGACGAGCCCGGGAATCTTCTTGGACTCGACGTGCCGTGTCAGCACGTCGCGCAGTCTGCGCAGCCCTGCTTCGGACAAGCCGCTGTTGTCGCCCGTTCCCCTCATGCGTCCCCCTTGTTCACGGTGCCGGATCTCCGGCCGCCCCTTCGAGGCGGCCGTGCGATGACCTTGCACCCTGACCCGAGGTCAAGGTCAACACCCGTCAAGGTCAACACCCGTCAAGGTCACCACCCGTCACGGTCATGGGCCGGATGACGCGGGGGAACGGACGCGGGCTACCCTCGCCCCGGTGATCGCCTCCGTGATCACCTGCAACCCCCACGACCAGGAGGTGTGCTGAGCCGATGACAGACGGGCTCACGATCGGTCAGGCGGCGGCGTTCGCCGGCGTCACGGTCAAGACCGTGCGGCACTATCACCGGCTCGGCCTGGTCGCCGAGCCTGAACGCGACGGCTCCGGCTATCGGCGTTACCGATCGGCCGACCTGCTCCGGCTGGTCCAGGTCCGGACCCTGGCCTCGGCCGGCGTGCCGCTGGCCGAGACGGCCGACCTGCTCGACGCCGACCCCGAGAGGTTCGCCGCCGCCCTGGACGACGTCCATCGCCGGCTCACCGAACAGATCGAGGGCTTGATCGCACGCCGGGACACGCTGCACCGACTCGCCGACGGCGACCGTGCCCTCCTGCCCGACCGGGCCTGCGCGGTCCTGGACCGACTCGCCGATCTCGGCTTCGGTCCCGACTACGTGGCCGCGCAGCGCGAAGCCCTGGTGCTCGCCCGTGCGCTGATCCCGGAGGTCTTCGACAGCTTCCTGACCCGGCTCCGGCACTCGCTCGACGATCCCGAGCACGTCGAGCTGGCCAAGCGTGGCGCGGACGCGGCGTCCTGGGATGCCGACGACCCGCGGATCGAGGAGCTGGCGTCCCTGCTGACCGACAAGCTACTGGCGGACCGGGCCCTGCTGACGATGCCGACGGGGTCTCGGGGCCGGGCCGACACGGCCTCCCGGTACGGACTGGTCAACCACCACCGCGAGGACCGGGCGCCGGCCGTTGCCCGGCTGAACGCACTGGTCGAGACGAAGCTGCGCGCAGCCGGCATCGACATTCCGTATCAGTGACGGTCGCGGGGCGACCCCGTTGCCGATTGCCGCGGTAGGGCCGCGCCGTCGCGTGCCCGGATCAGGCGGTACCCGCGCCCGCGGCCGCCCCCCGGCGGTCGTGGGCGCGGGCACGTTCCCGGGCGAGCGCCGGACCGAACAGCCACCACGCCAACAGCCCCACCCCCGCGCCCGCCGCGGCCCCGGCCACCGTGTCGCTGAGCCAGTGCGCGTGCAGCCAGGTACGGCTCCACATCATGGCCAGCGTGAAGACCGCGCCCCCGATCCACCACGCCCGCCGGCGGGCGGCCGGCACCAGCAGGGCCCCGAGGACGACGAC
Proteins encoded in this window:
- a CDS encoding MFS transporter encodes the protein MATPEVVEPSVPPTGEPAPRRALLPLLLVANSAMMALYMGVGSVLLPTQVAAIAPDDKVAVLGLIGGVSAVFATAFNPIAGALSDRSGRRNPWIIGGGLASLALLAALGSATTALLVGIGWCLIQATMNVFQAAVTAIVPDRIPAARRGTASALVGLGLPIGGTAGVLIASQTADQLRTGYLVLGAVVAGSALLLSVFCRDVPRTEPAAEAPARPKGAQLAAFLSALANHDFRWAFIGRALMVLGYFSVVGYQLYILGDHISLPEGLTPPAAMAVLTPVSMVAMAVSTVVGGLLSDRWNRRKVFVGVSAALAGLVMVVPVISPTWTGMLVFSALNGLAFGCFMAVDTALVTLVLPRAEDAARDMGVLNIANAGPQIIAPFVASAVVTGLGGYTPLFLAGGALSLVGALAILPIRSVR
- a CDS encoding phosphatase PAP2 family protein; the protein is MFPSPSFVPPSRPPLPVRPPRHHLPAAPPRHALGLGVALLVLALLAGLLLRLDRRPFFQGFDDRWAASVNDSAAAGSPGGDGLGGFTTVLDRLGGPLGMVLPLLVIGCLCVYGRWRSGLFVFTVTVVANLVVLLPLKQLADRPRPPHPLVLVNDGSYPSGQVFSAVTLVIAVAVVVFPPRARRWWWAFGASYVLAMMGSRTWLHAQWLSDTVAGALVGVGTCLVLWRAFAPLLETESERMASNSLWL
- a CDS encoding carboxylesterase/lipase family protein, which translates into the protein MPHPPGQDPTVVDLPAGRLRGAIEGGLTVFRAVPYAAPPVGDLRWRPARPHAGWSGTRDATADGPSAPQMYMEGGDPVLGGHGSPPFDEDCLTLNLWTPAVDDGRRPVLVWIHGGGFVSGSGSLPGYSGETFARDGDLVVVSINYRIGPLGYLYPGDGEGGQGDEGGAADEAGEGGEGGGGGNFWLTDQLAALRWVKENIASFGGDPDCITVAGQSGGAVSTAALAGHPQTEGLIRRVILQSPPFGLDLPGPAAYLERTAAYLELAGAKNLAELRTLPWPELIGAGAGLFAQTMRWGYWPTPFLPVIDGVTLCDHPAEALLSGAAAEVDVMIGWTREEANFGFALDEGYAAATRQQVTDRIAETFGSEAAEGVYAAYERARPGARPADVLMDLITDELFRVPAVRLAEARGETGSPVWAYQFDLPTPAYEGRLGAAHCLELPFVFDNFDQWSHAPFLAGLAPAVRDGLAYAMHRAWIAFVRTGDPNHPDLPQWRPYDTRTRTTMRFDSVVTALDDLAGASRLLHTPAPLI
- a CDS encoding LacI family DNA-binding transcriptional regulator, whose protein sequence is MTRDTHVPASITSADVARLAGVSRATVSFVLNDTQGHRVSAGTRARVLDAAKQLGYVPHAAARSLRAGRSNLVLMPSSISAIGRLVSDWVDDLHSELDRYGYTAVLHAGRFTDPLDAARAWAELRPAAVVALDGDRFTAQAADVLVRAGVRGLLAFASHPVPGVHTIDFDHTRIGVTAAEHLIARGRTRIGVVMPQERGLGTLAEPRLAGAESVAARRMATVTPLELSYTRESASALARRWRSLGLDAAFTYNDEYAALLLHALQAEGITVPDEVALVGCDDLVLSTLQQPALTTVRLDMPSAAQIADAVHELIETGTAAPVPAVRPVLVHRRTS
- a CDS encoding serine hydrolase domain-containing protein: MRGTGDNSGLSEAGLRRLRDVLTRHVESKKIPGLVALVGHRGRTYVEAIGTMRHDGGAPMRRDTIFRMASTSKPVTMAAAMILLDECRLRLDDPVDPWLPELAGRRVLKRPDGPLEDTVPARRPITVRDLLTSTFGLGVDFGLMDSPIRAATFERLDYSVASGPAPGPDEWMRRLGELPLSYQPGERWQYDLSNEVVGVLVARVAGRPLETFLRERVLDPLGMKDTAFHVPADRIDRLPPLYGPDPQTGAFLVWDEAAGGRSGRPPAFQGAGGGLVSTADDYHAYFRMLLNHGMHGGERILSRAAVELMTTNRLTSGQQAARDAMYRNVAHMTVGQGLHGGWGFGMAVRTHPGGYAPVGQFGWDGGTGTTAYADPVHRLTGVLLTQVGMSTPDSPRLLHDFWTTIYQAVEG
- a CDS encoding MerR family transcriptional regulator, whose product is MTDGLTIGQAAAFAGVTVKTVRHYHRLGLVAEPERDGSGYRRYRSADLLRLVQVRTLASAGVPLAETADLLDADPERFAAALDDVHRRLTEQIEGLIARRDTLHRLADGDRALLPDRACAVLDRLADLGFGPDYVAAQREALVLARALIPEVFDSFLTRLRHSLDDPEHVELAKRGADAASWDADDPRIEELASLLTDKLLADRALLTMPTGSRGRADTASRYGLVNHHREDRAPAVARLNALVETKLRAAGIDIPYQ